The following are from one region of the Acanthopagrus latus isolate v.2019 chromosome 2, fAcaLat1.1, whole genome shotgun sequence genome:
- the wdr81 gene encoding WD repeat-containing protein 81: MDWLMHAVEKDLGVDRRQQGPGPRPRELVALVPIRWVMGLRERRIMRCARFDSISEAEVRTYLQCSQAKLPPGWTRVCIQGLRKSKLSYRLARDPCLQQMEFMSQDSYVKTMQCVSQHNVRNLWREAHYKLVQEYAGAGEQMHTAAVDAVRHALQRLFNSTFVSSDKVSPSLSPAREKEKENYLPSSSSCFSKSQSDHLCPNVLPAECLLETAEMLYVILPYTQYSLHDIVSFSPAKLANSHAKVLFILYQLLTALQACHAAGLSCGELSLLDIAVDEQLCSRLKLNLAHYEDLGAEADANGHVTGRQVPKSVLPRDNSCESQQNKRLCKDCFGELKTLVLDWVHGRVSNFRYLMELNRLAGRREGDPNYHPVLPWVVDFTVPFGKFRDLRRSKFRLNKGDKQLDFTYEMTKEALAAAVGNGVGGSGVGGDLSGSVGAGGAGQPEHLHVPHHISDVLSDITYYVYKARQTPKSVLCSHVRSQWEPNEYPASMERMQSWTPDECIPEFYTDPSIFRSIHPDMPDLDVPPWCKSVEEFIEVHRRLLESREVSQHLHHWIDLTFGHKLSGKEAVKAKNVCLHLVDNHTNLTTYGVVQLFDQPHPPRLSPSQYAPAEPPLLGLAALNVPSLHIPQIDTMADTVDGMVPESTGCESSSWTMVDRDEELEQGMEALDSLAAAGSSSSVSSSVPMPSISTAGGKMGGEHTALIVSQSPSSFPGDFTSGLGPGLRSAMLQRGGPTNKKHGEGSVTTNSIEEIKIVLPEGFNPLQPLEELEKLNNFLVKSLHAEVWHPAGSAGCMRDGVMTESLPSLTQLYQRDMQALGVLIAEIFYSSKLRGLKPGNCLRQRFQAVMKLCSASLRDVPLSLHHALETLLLVEKHSGMAHRELPDCPRPLLFKYDPICDGLPPPNPCQLLNSIITPFPFPSYFAALHGFIFSYHTKMETTCSLQGRDVVFHLWQQLETLLRGNITAEGLEILLPFILALMLEESTAVYAAWYLFEPISRVLGPRNANKYLLKPLINVYENPNCLRGRFYLYTDCFILQLIVRLGLQAFLSSLLPHVLQVITGFESCISGSAGGACKGLRGGTCNLGEEEEEDFQCGEVRPSSGSVSGNMGGSSGPTGGVGVVGDAGLVDYSSGISLNDQVFLSEAEDFQNGFYDNSGAGVAAGKQQSQNSAAKDQDQESLSVGKLSDKSSTSELSLGDGDSMRDRASLKSADSSQDLKHASEGEDGGELEEEEVTETNDSREGTDNSAVPNMELTLSGCTEASGATVATLEGDFVNGMELEETEKGNVGEPEEDDDHDPSEESEEKEHKILLDTVCKTVRWLSAKLGPTVTSRFVARNLLRLLTNCYIGTEKHQFVAPTSEESSLESVGMGSVYEKKPVVGDHTAGPVLECLIYIAQLYGEPVLTYQYLPYIGYLVSPPSSQRLNTRKEASLLGAVALSHKIIVFLSDATLMDMLMKINQDVLLPLLDLLTTPRMGFPSGVQTRTAVCLKTLSLMALICLRIGREMVQQHMADTLRRFFAVFSLLHSLQHQLDSAPRRVVGEVTVVDVCTPEESNVTYELGVLEELQTVFNPEMAHASYIPFYCLIGDVAIRKLVPNHELVWQLAQSYHQSVSQRISETNLTTASRVPPSSMGLSTGFARRAGCSPFPAPSTSSTQLGDSLPESGTFGSHLVGNRIQVSRDADYDGSPNLGSSWGRSSHTTPIITTASTFTTPSVGTASFSSSWVTGPTLEDSALKQELPRSGRSLQGNWLAYWQYEIGLNQQDPHFHFHQIRLQSFLGHSGTTKCLAPLAGEDYFLSGSKDKTVKLWPLYNHGDGTQEVEPRLTYNDHRKSVFYVGQLEASQEVVSCDGSVHLWDQYTGKQIRSYEAVDGKNPITAVTTMPAPHCSVVFGSADSVLRFIDPRKPGLQHEFRLAYNNVSAGLIRYLAVSPSGRTVAAGFSSGFIVLLDARTGLILKGWPAHEGDILQMKAAEGNLVISSSTDYTLTVWKDLEHKPLRQYKSQSDPIHAFDLYGSQIVTGTVANKIGVYSMADISLSPLSSTKLSSENFRGTLTSLAVLPTKRLLLLGSENGAVRLLA; this comes from the exons ATGGATTGGCTGATGCATGCGGTTGAGAAAGACTTGGGGGTTGACCGACGGCAGCAAGGCCCAGGTCCCCGTCCCAGGGAGCTTGTAGCCCTCGTTCCTATACGTTGGGTGATGGgcctgagggagaggaggatcATGCGCTGTGCCCGCTTTGACAGCATCAGCGAGGCAGAAGTTCGCACCTACCTTCAGTGTTCCCAGGCGAAGTTGCCTCCTGGCTGGACACGCGTGTGCATTCAGGGTCTGAGGAAAAGCAAACTGAGCTACAGATTGGCCAGAGACCCCTGTCTTCAACAAATGGAGTTCATGTCACAGGATTCTTATGTCAAAACCATGCAGTGTGTGTCACAACATAATGTCAG AAACCTGTGGCGTGAAGCTCATTACAAACTTGTGCAGGAATATGCAGGAGCTGGTGAGCAGATGCATACTGCGGCTGTAGATGCTGTGCGTCATGCTTTACAGAGGCTCTTCAATTCCACATTTGTTTCATCTGACAAAGTGTCACCATCCCTTTCTCCagccagagaaaaagagaaagaaaactacTTGCCATCAAGTTCATCCTGTTTTTCCAAGTCTCAGTCAGACCATCTGTGTCCTAATGTTCTACCTGCAGAGTGTCTGCTGGAGACAGCAGAGATGCTCTACGTGATTCTACCTTACACTCAGTATTCACTCCATGATATCGTCTCCTTCAGCCCAGCCAAGCTCGCTAACAGCCATGCCAAAGTGTTGTTCATTCTCTACCAGTTACTAACAGCTCTGCAGGCATGTCATGCAGCAGGTCTGTCTTGTGGAGAGCTCTCCCTGCTAGACATAGCAGTAGatgagcagctctgcagccgTCTCAAACTCAACCTTGCCCATTACGAGGATCTGGGGGCAGAAGCAGATGCTAATGGTCATGTTACTGGCAGACAAGTGCCAAAAAGTGTCCTGCCCAGGGACAACTCATGTGAGAGCCAACAGAACAAAAGACTTTGcaaagactgttttggtgagcTCAAGACATTGGTTCTGGATTGGGTTCATGGACGAGTCAGTAATTTCCGCTACCTGATGGAACTGAACAGGCTAGCAGGACGGCGAGAAGGAGACCCTAATTATCACCCAGTGCTGCCTTGGGTGGTGGATTTCACTGTGCCATTTGGGAAATTCCGTGACCTCAGGAGGTCAAAGTTTAGGCTCAATAAGGGCGATAAGCAGCTGGACTTCACATATGAGATGACCAAAGAGGCTTTGGCAGCTGCAGTGGGTAATGGGGTAGGTGGAAGCGGCGTAGGTGGAGACCTCAGTGGCTCtgttggtgctggtggtgctggacAGCCTGAACACCTCCATGTACCTCATCACATATCTGATGTGCTCTCAGACATTACCTACTATGTCTACAAAGCCCGGCAGACACCCAAATCAGTGTTGTGCAGCCATGTCAGATCCCAGTGGGAGCCCAATGAGTACCCTGCCAGCATGGAGCGCATGCAGAGCTGGACCCCCGATGAGTGCATTCCAGAGTTCTACACAGATCCCTCCATTTTCCGCTCTATCCACCCCGACATGCCGGACCTGGATGTGCCTCCCTGGTGCAAGTCAGTAGAGGAGTTTATTGAGGTCCATCGGCGCCTTCTGGAGAGTAGAGAGGTGTCCCAGCATTTGCATCACTGGATAGATCTCACATTTGGCCATAAGCTGTCTGGTAAAGAAGCTGTCAAGGCCAAGAATGTGTGCCTGCACCTAGTGGACAACCATACCAACCTTACTACCTATGgtgtagttcagctgtttgacCAGCCCCACCCGCCTCGCTTATCTCCTTCTCAGTACGCTCCAGCAGAACCTCCTCTCCTTGGCCTTGCTGCTCTCAATGTGCCTTCTCTACACATCCCTCAAATAGACACCATGGCTGACACTGTGGATGGAATGGTGCCAGAGTCCACAGGGTGTGAGTCCAGTAGCTGGACCATGGtagacagagatgaagagctTGAACAAGGTATGGAAGCTTTGGACTCATTGGCGGCCGCTGGCTCATCCAGTtctgtgtcctcctctgtgccAATGCCAAGCATCAGTACAGCTGGAGGAAAGATGGGAGGAGAGCACACAGCGCTTATTGTATCTCAGTCCCCCAGTTCATTCCCCGGGGATTTCACAAGTGGCTTAGGCCCTGGTTTACGCAGTGCCATGTTACAAAGAGGTGGGCCAACGAACAAAAAACACGGGGAGGGGAGTGTGACCACCAACAGCATAGAGGAAATCAAGATCGTCCTCCCTGAAGGCTTCAACCCATTGCAGCCtttggaagaactggagaagtTGAACAATTTCCTGGTGAAGAGTCTGCACGCTGAAGTGTGGCATCCTGCCGGATCTGCTGGCTGCATGAGAGATGGTGTGATGACTGAATCGCTACCCTCTCTAACACAACTCTACCAAAGAGACATGCAGGCCCTCGGTGTTCTCATCGCTGAGATATTTTACTCCTCTAAACTGAGAGGACTAAAACCAGGAAACTGCCTTAGACAGCGTTTCCAAGCTGTCATGAAGCTATGCTCTGCTAGTCTCCGTGATGTGCCACTGTCTTTGCATCATGCTCTTGAGACCCTGCTGCTAGTGGAGAAGCACTCTGGAATGGCACACAGAGAATTACCAGACTGCCCACGTCCACTTCTATTCAAATATGACCCCATCTGTGATGGTCTGCCTCCTCCAAACCCCTGCCAGTTGTTGAACTCAATCATCAccccctttcctttcccttcctATTTTGCAGCACTTCATGGTTTCATCTTTTCCTACCACACCAAGATGGAGACTACTTGTAGTCTTCAAGGAAGAGATGTTGTCTTTCACCTGTGGCAGCAGCTTGAGACACTGTTGAGGGGTAACATCACAGCTGAAGGTCTTGAGATTCTCTTGCCCTTCATTCTAGCCCTCATGCTTGAGGAGTCCACTGCTGTCTATGCTGCTTGGTACCTTTTCGAGCCCATCTCTAGAGTGCTCGGTCccagaaatgcaaacaaatacTTACTGAAGCCACTGATCAATGTTTATGAAAACCCTAACTGCCTGCGTGGACGGTTCTATCTTTATACTGACTGCTTCATTCTACAACTGATTGTGAGGCTTGGCCTGCAGGCGTTTCTGTCCAGCTTACTCCCCCATGTGCTGCAGGTCATCACAGGCTTTGAAAGCTGTATCTCGGGCTCGGCTGGGGGGGCTTGCAAAGGGCTGAGGGGAGGCACATGTAATctaggagaggaagaagaagaggacttTCAGTGTGGTGAGGTGCGGCCATCTTCTGGGTCTGTTAGTGGTAATATGGGAGGTAGCAGTGGACCCACTGGAGGAGTCGGTGTGGTGGGAGATGCAGGACTAGTTGATTACTCCTCTGGCATCAGTCTAAATGACCAAGTGTTTCTCTCAGAGGCAGAGGACTTTCAGAATGGGTTTTATGACAACAGTGGAGCAGGGGTGGCTGCTGGGAAACAGCAGAGCCAAAACTCCGCTGCCAAGGATCAAGACCAAGAGTCGCTTAGTGTGGGGAAACTAAGTGACAAAAGCAGCACAAGTGAGCTCTCACTGGGTGATGGAGACTCAATGCGGGATCGAGCCAGTCTCaaatcagctgacagcagccagGACCTGAAACACGCTAGCGAGGGAGAGGACGGaggggagctggaggaagaagaggtgacTGAGACTAACGACAGTAGAGAGGGAACAGACAACAGTGCTGTTCCCAACATGGAGCTCACACTCTCTGGTTGCACAGAAGCTTCAGGAGCCACAGTAGCCACTCTGGAAGGTGACTTTGTGAATGGAATGGAGCTGGAAGAGACTGAGAAAGGCAATGTGGGAGAGCCGGAGGAGGATGACGACCACGATCCATCAGAAGAGTCTGAGGAGAAGGAGCACAAGATTCTTCTAG atacagtctGCAAAACAGTTCGATGGCTGTCGGCAAAGCTCGGACCAACAGTGACGTCTCGATTTGTGGCCCGAAATTTGCTGCGATTGCTCACAAATTGTTACATTG gaaCTGAGAAACACCAGTTTGTGGCCCCCACATCAGAGGAGAGCAGCCTGGAGAGTGTGGGAATGGGCAGTGTGTATGAGAAGAAACCTGTTGTTGGTGACCACACAGCAGGGCCTGTGTTGGAGTGTCTCATCTACATAGCTCAACTTTATGGAGAGCCTGTACTCACTTACCAGTACCTGCCCTATATAGGATATCTG gTTTCTCCGCCTTCCTCACAGCGTCTCAACACGCGTAAGGAGGCCAGTCTGCTCGGCGCCGTTGCACTTTCACATAAGAtcattgtctttctctctgatgCCACACTAATGGACATGCTTATGAAGATCAATCAGGATGTGCTCCTGCCACTGCTGGACCTGCTCACCACTCCTCGAATGGG GTTCCCCAGCGGGGTGCAGACACGCACTGCCGTCTGTCTCAAGACACTCAGCCTGATGGCTCTCATCTGTCTGCGCATCGGGAGGGAGATGGTGCAACAGCATATGGCTGACACTCTGCGTCGGttctttgctgttttctctctgctgcattCTCTGCAGCATCAG CTGGACAGTGCCCCTCGCAGAGTTGTAGGAGAAGTCACTGTCGTGGACGTCTGTACACCTGAGGAGTCGAATGTGACGTATGAGTTGGGGGTattggaggagctgcagactgTATTTAACCCAGAGATGGCTCATGCCTCTTACATCCCATTCTATTGCCTCATAG GTGATGTAGCAATTCGGAAGCTGGTCCCCAACCATGAGCTGGTCTGGCAGTTGGCACAGTCGTACCACCAGAGTGTGAGCCAGAGGATTTCAGAGACGAACCTTACAACAGCGTCCAGGGTGCCTCCTTCCTCTATGGGTCTCTCTACGGGTTTTGCCAGACGTGCAGGTTGTAGCCCATTCCCTGCTCCCTCGACTAGCTCCACCCAGCTAGGAGACTCCCTCCCTGAGTCTGGCACATTTGGAAGCCACCTGGTAGGAAACCGTATCCAAGTGTCTCGGGATGCTGATTATGATGGCAGCCCGAACTTGGGCAGCTCTTGGGGGCGGTCCAGCCATACCACCCCCATCATCACCACTGCCTCCACCTTCACCACTCCATCTGTTGGCACcgcttccttttcctcctcctgggTGACAGGCCCCACCCTAGAAGACAGTGCTCTGAAGCAGGAGCTCCCTCGCAGTGGCCGCTCCCTGCAAGGCAACTGGTTGGCCTACTGGCAGTATGAGATCGGCCTCAACCAGCAGGATCCACACTTCCACTTCCACCAGATCCGACTGCAGAGCTTCCTGGGTCACTCTGGCACCACAAAGTGTTTGGCACCTCTGGCAGGAGAGGATTACTTCCTTTCTGGGAGTAAAGACAAGACTGTGAAACTCTGGCCCCTATATAACCATGGTGATGGAACTCAGGAAGTGGAGCCCAGGCTGACATATAACGACCATCGAAAGTCAGTCTTTTATGTTGGACAACTGGAGGCTTCACAGGAGGTAGTCAGCTGTGATGGTAGTGTACATCTATGGGACCAATATACAG GCAAGCAGATCCGCTCGTATGAAGCCGTGGATGGGAAGAATCCAATCACAGCTGTCACCACCATGCCAGCTCCAcactgcagtgttgtttttggcagtGCAGATTCTGTTCTCCGCTTCATTGATCCTCGCAAACCAGGACTGCAG CATGAATTCCGTCTGGCATACAACAATGTGAGCGCCGGGCTCATCCGCTACCTGGCAGTGAGCCCTTCAGGCCGCACTGTGGCTGCAGGGTTCTCATCTGGATTCATTGTTCTGCTAGATGCACGTACTGGACTTATTCTGAAGGGCTGGCCTGCTCATGAGGGAGACATCCTCCAAATGAAG GCTGCTGAAGGAAACCTGGTCATCAGCTCCTCCACTGACTACACACTCACTGTGTGGAAAGATCTGGAACACAAGCCTCTCCGCCAGTACAAGTCGCAGTCAGACCCCATTCACGCCTTTGACCTCTACGGTTCTCAGATTGTAACCGGGACAGTGGCTAACAAGATCGGGGTGTACTCCATGGCAGACATCTCCCTGAGCCCTCTTAGCAGCACAAAGCTGAGCTCGGAGAACTTCCGCGGCACTCTGACTAGCCTGGCGGTCCTGCCCACAAAGAGGCTCTTGCTGCTGGGCTCTGAGAACGGGGCCGTCCGTTTATTAGCTTAG
- the serpinf2b gene encoding serpin peptidase inhibitor, clade F (alpha-2 antiplasmin, pigment epithelium derived factor), member 2b, translated as MDFRLTLLFICLCCQGVTNAEVADNESIPLVPLIPLMPSHPIQKAENESTPEPGTAYTTEAPETVTATTNRTNGGSSEEEQDEDCLSIGRSPQSREAIAAAIQKLGVQLLQNLETSAEQPNVIISPFSISLALSQLALGAVNETQELLMHHLHEHTLPCYHQSLHNVLKQLRNSDLQIATRIFLRQEFQPKQDFVDESQRLYDSEPAILESLQQINDWVDNATNGVMTDFLSALPPNLLLMLINAVHFKGEWKARFDPRFTSRGVFYLDDEHMVDVEVMEDAKHPLSLFIDNELEAQVARFPFQKLMSLLVVMPLSGQVNVSSLSAKLNFSDLYNRLPKERAIQVKVPKFKLEYAQELQDVFTKLGLGEMFSSPNLAEIADGPLLVSSVLHKSSMEINEEGAEAAAATSVVISRASSPVFHLIQPFFFALMDDMTQVPIFMGVINNPNPGAPVLQRGDQGSKDKVGFPFDKNHVGTFGGPPK; from the exons ATGGACTTTCGTCTGACACTCCTGttcatctgtctctgctgccaAGGAGTCACT AATGCTGAGGTGGCAGACAATGAGTCAATCCCTTTGGTGCCTCTCATTCCTCTGATGCCCAGCCACCCCATACAG AAAGCAGAAAACGAAAGTACACCAGAACCAGGAACGGCATACACCACAGAAGCACCTGAAACTGTAACAGCCACAACTAATAGGACCAACGGGGGCTCATCAGAGGAGGAACAAGATGAGGATTGTCTGTCTATTGGCCGAAGCCCACAGTCCAGAGAGGCCATCGCCGCTGCCATTCAGAAACTGGgagtgcagctgctgcagaaccTGGAGACGTCGGCAGAGCAGCCAAATGTCATCATATCTCCCTTCAGCATATCATTAGCACTCTCCCAATTGGCTTTAG GTGCAGTAAATGAGACACAGGAGCTGCTGATGCATCATCTCCATGAACACACTCTCCCCTGCTACCACCAGTCTCTGCATAATGTCTTAAAGCAGCTCAGGAACAGTGACCTGCAGATTGCCACGCGTATCTTCCTGCGCCAAG AGTTTCAGCCAAAGCAAGACTTTGTGGATGAATCTCAGCGGTTATATGACTCAGAGCCAGCGATCTTGGAGAGCCTGCAGCAGATAAACGACTGGGTGGACAACGCAACAAATGGAGTGATGAccgacttcctgtctgctctgccaCCCAATCTGCTCCTCATGCTCATCAACGCTGTCCATTTCAAAG GAGAGTGGAAAGCTCGATTCGACCCACGCTTCACCTCCAGAGGTGTGTTCTACCTTGACGACGAACACATGGTTGATGTGGAAGTGATGGAAGATGCCAAACATCCCTtgagtttatttattgataatgaACTGGAGGCTCAG GTAGCAAGATTCCCATTCCAGAAGCTCATGAGCTTGTTGGTGGTCATGCCTTTGTCCGGCCAGGTGAATGTGTCTTCACTTTCTGCGAAGCTGAATTTCTCAGACCTGTATAATCGTCTGCCCAAGGAGAGGGCCATTCAAGTTAAAGTCCCCAAATTCAAACTGGAGTATGCTCAAGAGCTGCAGGATGTTTTTACCAAATTAG GCCTCGGAGAGATGTTTTCCAGTCCGAACTTGGCTGAGATTGCAGACGGCCCCCTGCTGGTGTCCAGCGTGCTGCACAAGTCCAGCATGGAGATAAATGAGGAGGGTGCAGAGGCGGCTGCAGCCACCAGCGTGGTCATCTCACGGGCATCCAGCCCTGTTTTCCACCTGATCCAACCCTTCTTCTTTGCCCTAATGGATGATATGACACAAGTGCCGATCTTCATGGGTGTCATCAACAACCCAAATCCTGGAGCTCCTGTGTTGCAGAGAGGAGACCAAGGAAGCAAAGATAAAGTGGGATTCCCATTTGATAAGAATCATGTTGGCACATTTGGAGGCCCACCTAAGTAG
- the slc13a5b gene encoding solute carrier family 13 member 5: MAFFKYLRSVKNELILFSAPLLLLPLPLVIGTSEAECAYVIILMAVYWCTEVLPLAVTALLPALLFPLFGIMQSKDVCMQYLKDTNLLFVGGLMVAVAVEHWNLHKRIALRVLLLVGVRPALLMLGFMGVTAFLSMWISNTATTAMMVPIVQAVLEQLNNTEGEIPQILSSDEEVQTSDADSKQPPQTEKQSDGQGSTVVTFLDATVEATRLNEAAERRKMCKGMTLCVCYAASIGGTATLTGTGPNLVLMGQMNQLFPQNGDVINFASWFGFAFPNMILMLTLAWLWLQFVFMGFNFKKTWGCGAVKTEKDIAAYNVIREQHRLLGPMSFGEINVLALFILLVVLWFSRDPGFVHGWATEIFNSQAEYVTDATVAIFIAVLLFVLPSKPPRFCLRRTQSFDTAPHQAAGPTPPLLTWKVAQKKLPWGIVLLLGGGFALAKGSEESGLSKWMGDQMTPLQNIPPWAIAIILCLLIATFTECTSNVATATLFLPVLASMSQSIGINPLYVMVPCTLSASFAFMLPVATPPNAIVFSYGYLKVADMARTGIVMNIIGILCITLAINSWGKAMFDLSTFPSWANATGV; this comes from the exons ATGGCATTCTTCAAATATCTCCGCTCTGTTAAGAATGAGCTTATCCTCTTCTCAGctccgcttcttcttcttccactgcCTCTGGTGATCGGGACCTCG GAGGCAGAATGCGCCTATGTGATCATCCTGATGGCGGTTTACTGGTGCACCGAGGTCCTGCCGCTGGCCGTGACGGCTCTCCTCCCGGCCCTCCTTTTCCCCTTGTTTGGCATCATGCAGTCCAAAGAC GTGTGCATGCAGTACCTGAAGGACACCAACCTGTTGTTTGTGGGGGGACTGATGGTGGCAGTCGCCGTGGAGCACTGGAACCTGCACAAGCGCATCGCCTTGAGGGTGCTGCTCTTAGTCGGCGTGCGTCCAGCGCT TTTGATGTTGGGTTTCATGGGTGTGACAGCCTTCCTGTCCATGTGGATCAGTAACACGGCAACCACGGCCATGATGGTGCCCATTGTCCAAGCAGTGCTGGAGCAGCTCAACAACACTGAGGGGGAGATACCGCAGATCCTCAGCTCGGACGAGGAGGTCCAGACGTCAGACGCTGACAGCAAACAGCctccacagacagagaaacagagtgacGGACAAG GCTCGACGGTGGTGACTTTCTTAGATGCCACAGTGGAGGCTACAAGGCTTaatgaggcagcagagaggcgGAAAATGTGTAAAGGAATgaccctgtgtgtttgttacgCTGCCAGCATTGGAGGAACTGCCACACTGACAGGAACCGGCCCCAATCTGGTGCTCATGGGCCAGATGAACCA acTCTTCCCTCAAAACGGAGATGTGATTAACTTTGCCTCCTGGTTTGGCTTTGCTTTCCCCAACATGATCCTCATGCTCACGCTGGCCTGGCTTtggctgcagtttgtcttcatGGGATTCAA CTTCAAGAAGACCTGGGGCTGTGGGGCCGTGAAGACAGAGAAGGACATCGCCGCCTATAACGTGATCCGTGAGCAGCATCGTTTGCTGGGGCCCATGTCGTTTGGAGAGATAAATGTCCTAGCTCTCTTCATTCTGCTGGTGGTGTTGTGGTTCTCAAGGGACCCCGGGTTCGTCCACGGCTGGGCCACAGAGATCTTCAACTCCCAAGCAGA GTACGTGACAGACGCCACAGTGGCAATCTTCATTGCCGTCCTTCTCTTTGTTCTGCCCTCTAAACCCCCACGTTTCTGTCTGAGGAGGACTCAGAGTTTTGACACAG CACCCCATCAAGCTGCTGGCCCAACTCCACCTCTGCTCACCTGGAAAGTTGCCCAAAAGAAGTTACCTTGGGGCATTGTGCTTCTTCTTGGAGGAGGTTTTGCTTTGGCCAAAGGCAGTGAG GAATCAGGACTCTCAAAGTGGATGGGAGATCAAATGACTCCACTGCAAAACATCCCTCCCTGGGCAATTGCTATCATCTTATGCCTGCTGATTGCTACCTTCACCGAGTGCACCAGTAATGTGGCCACTGCGACGCTCTTCCTACCTGTCTTAGCTTCAATG TCTCAGTCCATTGGGATCAATCCACTGTACGTCATGGTGCCTTGTACACTGAGTGCCTCTTTTGCCTTCATGCTGCCTGTTGCAACGCCTCCAAACGCTATAGTCTTCTCATACGGGTACCTCAAAGTTGCTGACATG GCCAGGACAGGAATAGTCATGAACATCATTGGCATCCTTTGTATAACACTGGCCATCAACAGCTGGGGCAAGGCCATGTTTGACCTGAGCACCTTCCCAAGCTGGGCTAACGCCACCGGGGTGTGA